From Brassica oleracea var. oleracea cultivar TO1000 chromosome C3, BOL, whole genome shotgun sequence, a single genomic window includes:
- the LOC106331845 gene encoding uncharacterized protein LOC106331845, with product MAILLKSFLQNQSFSKTLLKPSTICRNIASSSEPHKKPLSVVFEEAVGLRPKSETSETQEEGGNELKRKLWELEKKLIELKNTEPVIKKKLKKVVGTVPELQTEKSRNLYTLFKVNEEKKQEEGHDVVRVYKELPLVMVSFVKLLHKKGYLNKANFISGEKLELGSLDEEYARTFVKFAAERFGKDYQEIAKWLSGSDLKNIVLFGCPSLEKRAIFAAKTLRKFFDIHENNVCEKCVLKEKCKFPNQSVWDGKSQNLHLSVVMKVITLYPLDLTHPKLKVPQEVQDSVSRLLTEIQNLSRTICTPLS from the exons ATGGCGATCCTGCTCAAATCATTTCTCCAAAACCAGTCCTTTTCAAAGACTCTCCTCAAGCCTTCGACCATTTGCAGAAACATAGCTTCTTCATCGGAACCTCACAAGAAGCCACTCTCTGTTGTATTCGAAGAGGCCGTGGGATTGAGACCCAAATCCGAAACTAGCGAAACCCAAGAAGAAGGGGGCAACGAGTTGAAGAGAAAGCTTTGGGAGTTAGAGAAGAAACTCATAGAACTGAAGAACACAGAACCAGTGATAAAGAAGAAGCTGAAGAAGGTTGTCGGGACAGTCCCAGAGCTGCAAACAGAGAAAAGTCGCAACCTTTACACGTTGTTTAAAGTCAACGAAGAGAAGAAGCAAGAGGAGGGACACGATGTGGTTAGAGTTTACAAGGAGCTTCCTTTGGTGATGGTTTCCTTTGTGAAGCTTCTGCATAAAAAGGGGTATTTGAACAAGGCTAATTTCATCAGTGGTGAGAAGCTGGAGCTGGGGAGTCTCGATGAAGAGTACGCTAGAACTTTTGTCAAGTTTGCTGCTGAGAGATTCGGAAAAGACTACCAGGAGATAGCAAA GTGGTTGTCAGGTAGTGACCTGAAGAACATTGTGCTATTTGGCTGCCCAAGCTTGGAGAAAAGGGCGATATTCGCTGCTAAAACATTGCGCAAATTTTTCGACATCCATGAGAACAAT GTGTGTGAGAAATGTGTTTTAAAAGAGAAGTGCAAGTTTCCAAACCAGAGTGTGTGGGACGGCAAGTCACAGAACTTACATTTGTCTGTCGTGATGAAAGTCATCACACTATATCCATTGGACTTGACTCATCCAAAGCTTAAAGTTCCTCAAGAGGTCCAAGACTCAGTCTCAAGGTTGCTGACTGAGATTCAGAACCTAAGCCGAACTATCTGTACTCCTCTCTCATGA
- the LOC106328678 gene encoding mechanosensitive ion channel protein 4: MAADSNDTRRDIVVKIDGEDNESSNNGEGGKFWRESSYNFWHGDQKEKNGKPHGGDDGSFDFMHRRNEKTAEADPPSKLINQFLDKQKAAGDEISLDMEPNMPELQSNTVSPSPVTGSASPGGYRNETVDAVRRRHNRVTLSPSVKESDSSEEDENRVDESEVVKCSSNRSLRTKTLMKMKTRSRLMDPPTPSYPEMVSGRTPKSGLLKTGKNTKPGTPVQDLEEEEDPFSEEDFPEGYKKDKLNLGIVVEWIFLILIIAGLICSLVIPFLRGKKLWNLALWKWEVMVLVLICGRLVSSWIVKIFVFFVESNFMLRKRVLYFVYGIRKPVQNCLWLGLVLIAWHFLFDKKVERETNTTVLKYVTKVLVCLLVAVIIWLIKTLLVKVLASSFHMSTYFDRIQESLFTQYVIETLSGPPRVVIHIEEEKAANGMGGAKQSPPGPKTVSSASPQVTIGSGRLQRSPTRVGKSPALSRSGSKKEGEDDGIRIDHLQRMNTKNVSAWKMKRLMNVIRKGALSTLDEQIDTSTHEDDKATQIRSEFEAKLAARKIFQNVAEPGSRYIYIEDFMRFLTEDESERAMDLFEGASESHKISKSCLKNWVVNAFRERRALALTLNDTKTAVNRLHRIINVLVSIVIVIIWLLILGIATTKFLLVISSQLLLVVFVFGNSCKTIFEAVIFVFVMHPFDVGDRCEIDGVQMIVEEMNILTTVFLRYDNQKIVYPNSLLGTKPIANYYRSPDMQDAIEFFVHIATPQEKITALKQRIISYVDNKKDHWHPSPMMVFRDMCGLNSVKIAMWPTHKMNHQDMGERFVRRGQLLEEIGRSCRELDIEYRLYPLNINVKSIPPAAPITSDRIPLSWTQQRNA, from the exons ATGGCTGCTGATTCAAATGATACTCGGCGTGATATCGTCGTCAAGATCGACGGCGAAGACAATGAGTCAAGCAACAATGGCGAAGGAGGCAAGTTCTGGAGAGAATCAAGTTACAACTTCTGGCACGGTGATCAGAAAGAGAAGAACGGTAAACCCCACGGCGGAGACGACGGAAGCTTTGACTTCATGCACCGGAGAAACGAGAAAACGGCGGAGGCAGATCCGCCGTCAAAGCTCATAAACCAGTTTCTCGACAAACAAAAAGCCGCCGGCGACGAAATCTCTCTCGACATGGAACCGAACATGCCCGAGCTTCAAAGCAACACGGTCTCTCCCTCGCCTGTTACCGGTTCCGCTTCACCGGGGGGTTACCGTAACGAAACGGTTGACGCCGTTAGACGGAGACATAACAGAGTGACGTTATCTCCGTCTGTTAAAGAGAGTGACAGCAGCGAAGAAGACGAAAACAGAGTGGATGAGTCAGAGGTTGTGAAGTGCAGCTCGAACAGGTCGTTGAGGACCAAGACTCTGATGAAGATGAAGACGAGATCCAGACTCATGGATCCTCCGACGCCGTCGTACCCGGAGATGGTTTCGGGTCGGACTCCAAAGTCCGGGCTTTTGAAAACCGGGAAAAACACTAAACCGGGAACTCCGGTTCAAGATTTGGAAGAAGAGGAGGATCCGTTCTCGGAGGAGGACTTTCCAGAAGGTTACAAGAAGGATAAGCTCAATCTTGGGATCGTCGTGGAATGGATTTTTCTGATTCTGATCATAGCCGGTTTGATTTGTAGCCTTGTGATACCTTTCTTGCGCGGCAAGAAACTGTGGAACCTAGCTTTGTGGAAATGGGAAGTGATGGTTCTCGTCTTGATATGCGGGAGGCTGGTGTCTAGCTGGATAGTGAAGATATTCGTCTTCTTCGTCGAAAGCAACTTCATGCTGAGGAAGAGGGTTTTGTACTTCGTCTACGGGATTCGAAAGCCGGTACAGAACTGTCTCTGGCTAGGGCTTGTTTTGATCGCGTGGCATTTCTTGTTCGACAAGAAAGTAGAAAGAGAGACGAATACCACGGTGCTTAAGTACGTGACTAAAGTTTTGGTCTGCTTACTAGTTGCTGTTATCATCTGGCTCATAAAGACGTTACTAGTTAAAGTCTTAGCTTCGTCTTTCCATATGAGTACTTACTTCGATAGGATTCAGGAGTCTTTGTTTACTCAGTACGTGATTGAGACTCTCTCTGGACCTCCTCGTGTCGTGATTCATATAGAAGAGGAGAAAGCAGCCAACGGTATGGGTGGTGCTAAGCAATCTCCTCCTGGTCCTAAGACGGTTTCTTCGGCTTCACCACAAGTGACCATTGGAAGTGGGAGGCTGCAGAGGAGCCCGACAAGAGTCGGGAAAAGTCCCGCGCTTTCGCGGAGTGGTTCCAAGAAAGAAGGAGAGGACGATGGGATAAGGATTGATCATTTGCAGAGGATGAATACTAAAAACGTATCGGCTTGGAAGATGAAGAGACTGATGAATGTAATAAGGAAAGGAGCACTTTCTACTTTGGATGAACAAATAGACACGAGCACTCACGAAGATGACAAAGCCACGCAGATAAGAAGTGAGTTTGAAGCTAAACTTGCAGCAAGGAAGATTTTTCAGAATGTTGCTGAGCCTGGTTCCAG GTACATATATATCGAAGACTTTATGCGTTTTCTCACTGAAGATGAGTCTGAAAGAGCCATGGATCTCTTTGAAGGAGCTTCTGAGAGTCACAAAATCAGCAAATCTTGTCTGAAGAACTGGGTG GTTAATGCCTTTAGAGAAAGAAGAGCACTAGCTTTAACTCTAAACGATACAAAAACAGCCGTGAACAGGCTACACCGAATCATCAATGTGTTGGTCAGCATTGTGATCGTTATCATTTGGCTACTCATTCTCGGAATCGCTACAACCAAGTTCTTGCTTGTCATAAGCTCTCAGCTTCTTCTTGTAGTCTTTGTGTTTGGAAACTCATGCAAAACCATATTTGAAGCTGTCATCTTCGTCTTTGTCATGCATCCATTTGATGTTGGTGACAGGTGTGAAATAGACGGTGTCCAG ATGATTGTGGAAGAGATGAACATTTTGACTACTGTCTTTCTTCGATATGATAATCAGAAGATTGTATATCCAAACAGTCTTCTCGGTACAAAACCTATTGCAAACTATTACCGCAGTCCTGATATGCAAGATGCTATTGAGTTCTTTGTCCATATAGCAACTCCACAAGAAAAGATAACAGCCTTGAAACAGAGGATAATCAG CTATGTAGATAACAAGAAGGATCATTGGCATCCATCACCCATGATGGTGTTTAGAGATATGTGTGGACTAAACAGTGTGAAGATTGCGATGTGGCCAACACATAAGATGAATCACCAAGACATGGGAGAGAGGTTTGTGAGGAGAGGTCAGTTACTTGAAGAGATTGGTAGATCTTGCAGAGAATTGGATATCGAATATCGGTTATATCCTCTTAACATCAACGTCAAAAGCATCCCTCCTGCTGCTCCCATCACTTCTGATCGGATTCCTCTGAGCTGGACTCAACAACGCAACGCTTAA
- the LOC106333060 gene encoding E3 ubiquitin-protein ligase CCNB1IP1 homolog isoform X1, producing the protein MRCNACWRELEGRAISTTCGHLLCTEDANKILSNDGACPICEQVLSKSLMKPVDINPNEEWINMAMAGISPQILMKSAYRSVMFYISQRDLEMQCKMNRVVAQCRQKCEGMQAKFSEKMEQVHTAYQKMGKRCQMMEQEVANLTKDKQELQEKFSEKSRQKRKLDEMYDQLRSEYESVKRTAIQPANNFYPRHQEPDFFSNPRLNMMENREATRKDRSFYSPGTPGPRDEIWPARPNSSNSGPFDITNDSPAVPADLGNRRAGGGNPVFGGVGGSSNPQSTLRNLILSPIKRSQLSRSRPQLFTL; encoded by the exons ATGAGGTGCAACGCCTGCTGGAGGGAATTGGAAGGCCGTGCCATTTCCACCACTTGTGGTCACTTATTAT GTACTGAAGATGCCAACAAGATTCTCAGTAATGATGGTGCATGCCCCATTTGTGAACAAGTTCTCTCCAAGAG TCTAATGAAACCTGTGGATATCAATCCAAATGAAGAATGGATAAAT ATGGCGATGGCTGGAATTTCTCCACAAATAC TGATGAAGAGTGCATACCGAAGTGTAATGTTTTACATTTCGCAAAGGGACTTAGAGATGCAGTGCAAAATGAATAGAGTTGTTGCGCAGTGCCGTCAGAAATGCGAGGGTATGCAAGCAAAGTTCAGCGAGAAAATGGAGCAGGTGCATACAGCGTACCAGAAGATGGGCAAGAGGTGTCAGATGATGGAGCAAGAGGTAGCAAACTTGACCAAGGATAAACAAGAGCTCCAAGAGAAGTTCTCAGAGAAATCAAG ACAGAAGAGGAAGCTTGATGAGATGTATGACCAGCTAAGAAGTGAATATGAGTCAGTCAAACGCACAGCCATACAGCCAGCAAATAACTTCTATCCACGACACCAGGAGCCTGACTTTTTCTCAAACCCACGACTTAATATGATGGAGAACAGAGAGGCCACTCGCAAAG ACCGGTCGTTTTACTCTCCTGGAACACCAGGACCTAGAGATGAGATATGGCCAGCAAGACCGAACAGTTCAAACTCGGGTCCATTCGACATCACTAACGACTCACCCGCAGTTCCAGCTGACCTTGGAAACAGAAGAGCTGGAGGAGGTAATCCTGTATTTGGTGGTGTCGGTGGCAGTTCTAATCCCCAGTCTACTCTACGAAACCTTATTCTCTCCCCTATTAAACGCTCTCAGCTCTCTCGTTCCCGCCCTCAACTGTTCAC GTTATGA
- the LOC106333060 gene encoding E3 ubiquitin-protein ligase CCNB1IP1 homolog isoform X2 — MRCNACWRELEGRAISTTCGHLLCTEDANKILSNDGACPICEQVLSKSLMKPVDINPNEEWINMAMAGISPQILMKSAYRSVMFYISQRDLEMQCKMNRVVAQCRQKCEGMQAKFSEKMEQVHTAYQKMGKRCQMMEQEVANLTKDKQELQEKFSEKSRQKRKLDEMYDQLRSEYESVKRTAIQPANNFYPRHQEPDFFSNPRLNMMENREATRKDRSFYSPGTPGPRDEIWPARPNSSNSGPFDITNDSPAVPADLGNRRAGGGNPVFGGVGGSSNPQSTLRNLILSPIKRSQLSRSRPQLFT; from the exons ATGAGGTGCAACGCCTGCTGGAGGGAATTGGAAGGCCGTGCCATTTCCACCACTTGTGGTCACTTATTAT GTACTGAAGATGCCAACAAGATTCTCAGTAATGATGGTGCATGCCCCATTTGTGAACAAGTTCTCTCCAAGAG TCTAATGAAACCTGTGGATATCAATCCAAATGAAGAATGGATAAAT ATGGCGATGGCTGGAATTTCTCCACAAATAC TGATGAAGAGTGCATACCGAAGTGTAATGTTTTACATTTCGCAAAGGGACTTAGAGATGCAGTGCAAAATGAATAGAGTTGTTGCGCAGTGCCGTCAGAAATGCGAGGGTATGCAAGCAAAGTTCAGCGAGAAAATGGAGCAGGTGCATACAGCGTACCAGAAGATGGGCAAGAGGTGTCAGATGATGGAGCAAGAGGTAGCAAACTTGACCAAGGATAAACAAGAGCTCCAAGAGAAGTTCTCAGAGAAATCAAG ACAGAAGAGGAAGCTTGATGAGATGTATGACCAGCTAAGAAGTGAATATGAGTCAGTCAAACGCACAGCCATACAGCCAGCAAATAACTTCTATCCACGACACCAGGAGCCTGACTTTTTCTCAAACCCACGACTTAATATGATGGAGAACAGAGAGGCCACTCGCAAAG ACCGGTCGTTTTACTCTCCTGGAACACCAGGACCTAGAGATGAGATATGGCCAGCAAGACCGAACAGTTCAAACTCGGGTCCATTCGACATCACTAACGACTCACCCGCAGTTCCAGCTGACCTTGGAAACAGAAGAGCTGGAGGAGGTAATCCTGTATTTGGTGGTGTCGGTGGCAGTTCTAATCCCCAGTCTACTCTACGAAACCTTATTCTCTCCCCTATTAAACGCTCTCAGCTCTCTCGTTCCCGCCCTCAACTGTTCACGTAA
- the LOC106333060 gene encoding E3 ubiquitin-protein ligase CCNB1IP1 homolog isoform X3, whose product MRCNACWRELEGRAISTTCGHLLCTEDANKILSNDGACPICEQVLSKSLMKPVDINPNEEWINMAMAGISPQILMKSAYRSVMFYISQRDLEMQCKMNRVVAQCRQKCEGMQAKFSEKMEQVHTAYQKMGKRCQMMEQEVANLTKDKQELQEKFSEKSRQKRKLDEMYDQLRSEYESVKRTAIQPANNFYPRHQEPDFFSNPRLNMMENREATRKGPRDEIWPARPNSSNSGPFDITNDSPAVPADLGNRRAGGGNPVFGGVGGSSNPQSTLRNLILSPIKRSQLSRSRPQLFTL is encoded by the exons ATGAGGTGCAACGCCTGCTGGAGGGAATTGGAAGGCCGTGCCATTTCCACCACTTGTGGTCACTTATTAT GTACTGAAGATGCCAACAAGATTCTCAGTAATGATGGTGCATGCCCCATTTGTGAACAAGTTCTCTCCAAGAG TCTAATGAAACCTGTGGATATCAATCCAAATGAAGAATGGATAAAT ATGGCGATGGCTGGAATTTCTCCACAAATAC TGATGAAGAGTGCATACCGAAGTGTAATGTTTTACATTTCGCAAAGGGACTTAGAGATGCAGTGCAAAATGAATAGAGTTGTTGCGCAGTGCCGTCAGAAATGCGAGGGTATGCAAGCAAAGTTCAGCGAGAAAATGGAGCAGGTGCATACAGCGTACCAGAAGATGGGCAAGAGGTGTCAGATGATGGAGCAAGAGGTAGCAAACTTGACCAAGGATAAACAAGAGCTCCAAGAGAAGTTCTCAGAGAAATCAAG ACAGAAGAGGAAGCTTGATGAGATGTATGACCAGCTAAGAAGTGAATATGAGTCAGTCAAACGCACAGCCATACAGCCAGCAAATAACTTCTATCCACGACACCAGGAGCCTGACTTTTTCTCAAACCCACGACTTAATATGATGGAGAACAGAGAGGCCACTCGCAAAG GACCTAGAGATGAGATATGGCCAGCAAGACCGAACAGTTCAAACTCGGGTCCATTCGACATCACTAACGACTCACCCGCAGTTCCAGCTGACCTTGGAAACAGAAGAGCTGGAGGAGGTAATCCTGTATTTGGTGGTGTCGGTGGCAGTTCTAATCCCCAGTCTACTCTACGAAACCTTATTCTCTCCCCTATTAAACGCTCTCAGCTCTCTCGTTCCCGCCCTCAACTGTTCAC GTTATGA
- the LOC106331220 gene encoding uncharacterized protein LOC106331220: MEEELQTEEQAQPHTSCPPLWSCQTDASWINKDERAGLGFVVMNAGNPMLYGARELTRATSSLHAEAEGLIWAMQEVLKTRNRSIQFELDCEQLVKLIQSEEDWPSMAAEIDESKLCCWHFWKYPSFIFQDL, translated from the coding sequence ATGGAAGAGGAGCTGCAAACCGAAGAACAGGCTCAGCCACATACAAGCTGCCCTCCACTTTGGAGCTGTCAAACCGACGCATCATGGATAAACAAAGACGAGAGAGCAGGCCTGGGTTTTGTGGTTATGAATGCAGGTAACCCGATGCTGTATGGAGCAAGAGAACTAACCAGAGCGACCTCCTCCCTTCATGCAGAAGCCGAAGGTCTTATATGGGCAATGCAAGAAGTTTTAAAAACAAGGAACAGAAGCATACAATTTGAGCTGGACTGCGAGCAACTCGTAAAGCTGATACAAAGTGAAGAAGATTGGCCCTCCATGGCAGCTGAAATTGATGAGTCAAAGCTCTGTTGCTGGCATTTCTGGAAATATCCATCATTCATATTCCAAGATCTTTGA
- the LOC106331221 gene encoding pentatricopeptide repeat-containing protein At1g63330-like: protein MRNVLRHNHLVQKIKVPFLALKIDQMMHPEVFCGVPPDIWTYSILLDGFCKKGKLDKALAGKVEAEWDLFCSLGLKGVKPDVVTYNTMISGLCNNKLKHEAYALLRKMKQDGSLPDDRTSNALIRAHLEDGDKAASAEFIKEMRNRGFTGDASTFGLVTNMLHDGRLDKSFLDMLF, encoded by the exons ATGAGGAATGTCCTCCGGCACAACCATCTCGTTCAAAAGATCAAGGTTCCATTCCTGGCTCTCAAGATCGATCAGATGATGCACCCGGAG GTTTTTTGCGGTGTGCCTCCTGATATTTGGACCTACAGTATTTTGCTAGATGGATTTTGCAAAAAGGGGAAGCTAGATAAAGCATTG GCTGGCAAAGTGGAAGCTGAGTGGGATTTGTTTTGTAGCCTCGGACTCAAAGGAGTGAAGCCTGACGTTGTAACCTACAATACAATGATCTCAGGCTTGTGTAATAATAAATTAAAGCATGAAGCATATGCCTTGTTGAGAAAAATGAAACAAGACGGGTCTCTCCCAGATGATCGTACCTCTAATGCGCTAATCAGGGCACATCTTGAAGATGGTGACAAAGCTGCATCAGCTGAATTCATCAAGGAAATGAGGAACCGCGGGTTTACTGGAGATGCTTCAACATTTGGCTTAGTCACTAATATGTTACATGATGGGAGATTGGACAAAAGCTTCCTCGACATGCTTTTTTAA
- the LOC106331223 gene encoding aspartate aminotransferase, cytoplasmic isozyme 2-like: MTVLFFFQIHCRLINHFVMTSILSNVLPAPEDPVLSVIFACRDDPCPVKLNLSAGAYRTEEGKPLVLEVVRKAEQQLANDLSCDKGYLPIDGLADFNKLSAKLILGDDSHAVGENRVVTIQCLSGTGSLRVGAEFLTKHHQQRVVFVPNPTWGNHPFIFTLADNY, encoded by the exons ATGACTGTTCTATTTTTCTTCCAAATTCACTGTCGATTGATTAATCATTTTGTGATGACTTCCATCTTGTCAAACGTCCTTCCTGCTCCGGAAGATCCTGTTCTCAGT GTTATTTTTGCTTGTAGAGATGATCCTTGTCCAGTTAAGTTGAATTTGAGTGCCGGTGCCTATCGAACCGAG GAGGGAAAGCCTCTTGTTCTTGAGGTGGTGAGAAAAGCAGAGCAACAGTTAGCAAATGACCT GTCTTGTGACAAGGGTTATCTCCCAATTGATGGACTTGCTGATTTTAACAAATTGAGCGCCAAGCTGATCTTAGGTGATGATAG TCATGCAGTGGGAGAGAATAGAGTTGTTACTATCCAGTGTTTGTCTGGTACTGGTTCTTTGAGAGTCGGAGCTGAGTTTCTAACAAAACACCACCAACAA CGAGTCGTTTTCGTTCCAAATCCAACTTGGGGGAACCATCCCTTTATTTTCACATTGGCGG ATAATTATTAG